One segment of Nomia melanderi isolate GNS246 chromosome 10, iyNomMela1, whole genome shotgun sequence DNA contains the following:
- the Haspin gene encoding haspin isoform X1, translating into MNYKVPIRTYGRNKCKEVTISLQKLNISTINKLTSTSFKKESVTVDKKSDSNDSLFHDPFETTFDRLLKDTKSSKQSSKTNIVNALKSNEQKDSDLKISVSEARDDKYLLYDDIKVPNVSLKRVLRRKRNEKTIMEVQRKIIRKNTLVKNNNVYKKKLRKAKTKKKLMLSNSNISSSQLISEFKDYYINDRKISEENYGKNHETVNSVESLKMKSGVLILDGSNISAGENKMNRIKKKLKKQQGHMLENHELIKYAEMTKENFNLKYDNICMKHCFVKIKKLERSFMKPSHPIKKFENIMSSTPIGRPIRPTKVLNLSPISITYSEKLNESMTCTDKSPGASNSNLVPVENLHINIDVSEKFDTSKKHVLNKSDKMLFVCETDTSNYINNSNKKQRKCAMQETFNKFCEIAENVSGTEINEHNPLYVSSMKKEYIPSNKVQKRHLNFSLDEDRSQSLFDDTNENKISLHNKVKENAYDSVIVVKSKSTNISIDGIECKSETEELDLKKNNVNMTKEAKTPGSINKRLSANKVIAINDKSNNAIEPCIILTQLQDPFRITKKRKQYRKWELDLTNITEDCDNSFQLKKTRMSIKEVQNSKRTNLSRRTLRSIENIPETRVSNVSTKIEKPIYLKAGKSWARSLSILNSIQNESNLDKLSIGKGKQWRNSVVDILNMQKQGIFQSCIRKTESDKDLQASIETVTTSEHELDNKKGRTCDSTSLGRPSKRISVRVVPINKTLKSIEDAQFLEVYGIVPVKSQRFTLINSPQKSCVFNVQDDDIDGHINNEHVILAAKEVILEKCSQQDYIPFSTYFSDSYLNHCRKIGEGVYGEVFLYEHNDKKSVIKIIPIEGNEYVNGEPQKKFHEILSEIVIAMELHNLRFNPKYNTDGFVEVENIKCLKGKYPKKLVDLWTIYDEEKHSENDCPSMFNENQLYIILELGHGGQDLEAFVFPTADEAYALFVQAALALAVAEKAVEFEHRDLHWGNILISPTTESHIHYKLGKKRIQLISKGVKVSIIDFTLSRVTYQGCSVFNDLASDPSLFTAQGEYQFEIYRLMKDKIKNNWQTFEPYTNILWLHYTLDKMITAVRYRRKTLKAHKNGIIKLKELKNEILSYTSAFDFITNCNRINNLLCTDSESHLASILKEEMIIA; encoded by the exons atgaattataaagtaCCGATTCGAACTTATGGACGGAATAAATGTAAAGAAGTtacaatttcattacaaaaattaaatatttctacaataaaTAAGTTAACTTCTACTTCTTTTAAAAAAGAATCGGTTACTGTAGACAAGAAAAGCGACAGTAACGATTCCCTGTTTCATGATCCATTTGAAACAACATTTGACAGACTTCTTAAAGatacaaa aTCTTCAAAACAATCATCCAAAACAAATATTGTTAATGCTTTAAAAAGTAATGAACAAAAAGATTCTGATTTAAAGATCAGTGTATCTGAGGCACgtgatgataaatatttattatatgatgATATCAAGGTACCTAATGTTAGCTTAAAGCGTGTTttaagaagaaagagaaatgaaaagaCTATAATGGAAGTACAGAGgaaaattatacgaaaaaatACATTG GTGAAAAAcaataatgtttataagaaaaaattacgtaaggcaaaaacaaaaaagaaattaatgctCAGTAATTCAAATATCAGTTCTTCACAATTGATCTCAGAATTTAAAGATTACTATattaatgatagaaaaataTCAGAAGAAAATTATGGTAAAAATCATGAAACTGTAAATTccgttgaaagtttgaaaatgaaGTCAGGTGTTTTAATTTTGGATGGAAGCAATATATCAGCAGGagagaataaaatgaatagaataaaaaagaaattgaagaaacaaCAAGGACATATGTTGGAAAACCATGAATTAATAAAGTATGCTGAAATGACtaaggaaaattttaatttaaaatatgataatatatgtatgaaacattgttttgtcaaaataaaaaaattagaaagatCTTTTATGAAACCATCGCATCCCattaaaaagtttgaaaatataatgagTAGTACACCTATTGGTAGACCAATAAGACCTACTAAAGTACTTAATTTGTCACCAATTTCTATTACatattctgaaaaattgaatgaatctATGACATGTACAGATAAATCACCTGGTGCAAGTAATTCAAATTTAGTTCCTGTAGAAAATCTGCATATAAATATAGATGTGtctgaaaaatttgatacaTCGAAAAAACATGTATTAAACAAAAGTgataaaatgttatttgtttgtGAAACAGATACAtccaattatattaataatagtaataagaaACAACGAAAATGCGCGATGCaagaaacatttaacaaattttgtGAAATAGCAGAAAATGTTTCAGGAACTGAAATCAATGAACACAATCCATTATATGTGTCCTCTATGAAAAAGGAATATATACCATCAAATAAAGTACAAAAAagacatttgaatttttctcttgatGAAGATAGATCACAGTCTTTATTTGATGACactaatgagaataaaatttcattacataataaagtaaaagaaaatgcaTATGATTCAGTAATTGTAGTTAAATCGAAAAGCACAAATATTTCGATTGATGGTATAGAATGTAAATCAGAGACTGAAGaattagatttaaaaaaaaataatgtaaatatgacCAAGGAAGCTAAAACTCCAGGTAGTATAAATAAGAGATTAAGTGCAAATAAAGTTATTGCAATTAATGACAAAAGCAACAATGCGATTGAACCATGTATAATTTTGACACAACTACAAGATCCATTtagaattacaaaaaaaagaaaacaatatcgTAAATGGGAGCTTGACTTAACTAATATTACAGAAGATTGTGATAACAGTTTCCAGTTAAAGAAAACTAGAATGTCAATAAAAGAAGTACAAAATagtaaaagaacaaatttatctAGGAGAACATTACGATCAATAGAAAACATACCAGAAACACGTGTTAGTAATGTATCAACAAAAATAGAGAAACCTATATATTTAAAGGCAGGTAAATCATGGGCAAGATCATTAtctattttaaatagtattcaAAATGAATCCAATTTGGATAAGTTATCTATTGGGAAAGGTAAACAATGGAGAAATAGTGTTGTGGACATTTTGAATATGCAAAAGCaag GTATTTTTCAAAGTTGTATAAGAAAAACTGAAAGTGACAAAGATCTACAAGCAAGTATTGAAACAGTCACCACATCTGAACATGAATTGGATAACAAGAAAGGCAGAACTTGTGACTCTACCAGTCTAGGACGCCCAAGCAAAAGAATATCAGTTCGTGTAGTCCCAattaataaaactctaaaatcaATAGAAGACGCTCAATTTCTTGAAGTTTATGGAATCGTTCCTGTAAAGAGTCAAAGATTCACCTTAATAAATA GTCCACAAAAATCTTGTGTATTTAATGTTCAAGATGATGACATTGATGGTCACATTAACAATGAACATGTAATTTTGGCAGCAAAAGAAGTTATTCTTGAAAAATGTTCACAGCAAGATTATATACCATTTTCTACGTATTTTTCAGATTC gtATTTAAATCACTGTCGAAAAATTGGAGAAGGCGTGTATGGAGAAGTTTTTCTTTATGAACATAATGATAAAAAatctgttataaaaattattcctATAGAAGGCAATGAATATGTTAATGGAGAGCCTCAAAAGaagtttcatgaaatattatcaGAAATTGTTATAGCAAT GGAATTACACAATTTGAGATTTAACCCAAAATATAATACAGATGGGTTTGTAGaagtggaaaatattaaatgtcttAAAGGAAAATACCCAAAGAAGCTTGTTGATCTATGGACTATTTATGATGAGGAGAAACACTCTGAAAATGATTGTCCATCTATGTTTAATGAGAACCAGTTATACATTATTCTAGAACTTGGTCATGGTGGTCAAGATTTAGAGGCATTTGTATTTCCTACAGCAGATGAAGCTTATGCTCTATTTGTAcag GCAGCATTAGCATTAGCAGTCGCAGAAAAAGCTGTTGAATTTGAACACAGAGACTTGCATTGGGGTAACATATTAATATCTCCAACAACTGAATCTCATATACATTATAAACTAGGAAAGAAACGAATTCAATTAATTAGTAAAGGTGTAAAG GTGTCTATAATAGACTTTACACTTTCAAGAGTAACATATCAAGGATGCAGCGTATTTAATGATCTTGCATCTGATCCTAGTCTTTTTACGGCTCAGGGCGAAtatcaatttgaaatttatcgTTTGATGAAAGACAAGATCAA AAATAATTGGCAAACATTTGAACCGTACACAAATATTTTATGGCTACATTATACTTTAGATAAAATGATTACAGCAGTTAGGTACAGAAGAAAAACCTTAAAAGCACATAAAAATGGTATAATAAAgttgaaagaattgaaaaacgaAATCTTGTCATACACAAGTGCTTTCgattttataacaaattgtaATAGAATTAACAATTTGCTATGCACTGACTCAGAATCTCATCTTGCATCAATTTTAAAGGAGGAAATGATTATTgcatga
- the Haspin gene encoding haspin isoform X2: MNYKVPIRTYGRNKCKEVTISLQKLNISTINKLTSTSFKKESVTVDKKSDSNDSLFHDPFETTFDRLLKDTKSSKQSSKTNIVNALKSNEQKDSDLKISVSEARDDKYLLYDDIKVPNVSLKRVLRRKRNEKTIMEVQRKIIRKNTLVKNNNVYKKKLRKAKTKKKLMLSNSNISSSQLISEFKDYYINDRKISEENYGKNHETVNSVESLKMKSGVLILDGSNISAGENKMNRIKKKLKKQQGHMLENHELIKYAEMTKENFNLKYDNICMKHCFVKIKKLERSFMKPSHPIKKFENIMSSTPIGRPIRPTKVLNLSPISITYSEKLNESMTCTDKSPGASNSNLVPVENLHINIDVSEKFDTSKKHVLNKSDKMLFVCETDTSNYINNSNKKQRKCAMQETFNKFCEIAENVSGTEINEHNPLYVSSMKKEYIPSNKVQKRHLNFSLDEDRSQSLFDDTNENKISLHNKVKENAYDSVIVVKSKSTNISIDGIECKSETEELDLKKNNVNMTKEAKTPGSINKRLSANKVIAINDKSNNAIEPCIILTQLQDPFRITKKRKQYRKWELDLTNITEDCDNSFQLKKTRMSIKEVQNSKRTNLSRRTLRSIENIPETRVSNVSTKIEKPIYLKAGKSWARSLSILNSIQNESNLDKLSIGKGKQWRNSVVDILNMQKQGIFQSCIRKTESDKDLQASIETVTTSEHELDNKKGRTCDSTSLGRPSKRISVRVVPINKTLKSIEDAQFLEVYGIVPVKSQRFTLINSPQKSCVFNVQDDDIDGHINNEHVILAAKEVILEKCSQQDYIPFSTYFSDSYLNHCRKIGEGVYGEVFLYEHNDKKSVIKIIPIEGNEYVNGEPQKKFHEILSEIVIAMELHNLRFNPKYNTDGFVEVENIKCLKGKYPKKLVDLWTIYDEEKHSENDCPSMFNENQLYIILELGHGGQDLEAFVFPTADEAYALFVQH, translated from the exons atgaattataaagtaCCGATTCGAACTTATGGACGGAATAAATGTAAAGAAGTtacaatttcattacaaaaattaaatatttctacaataaaTAAGTTAACTTCTACTTCTTTTAAAAAAGAATCGGTTACTGTAGACAAGAAAAGCGACAGTAACGATTCCCTGTTTCATGATCCATTTGAAACAACATTTGACAGACTTCTTAAAGatacaaa aTCTTCAAAACAATCATCCAAAACAAATATTGTTAATGCTTTAAAAAGTAATGAACAAAAAGATTCTGATTTAAAGATCAGTGTATCTGAGGCACgtgatgataaatatttattatatgatgATATCAAGGTACCTAATGTTAGCTTAAAGCGTGTTttaagaagaaagagaaatgaaaagaCTATAATGGAAGTACAGAGgaaaattatacgaaaaaatACATTG GTGAAAAAcaataatgtttataagaaaaaattacgtaaggcaaaaacaaaaaagaaattaatgctCAGTAATTCAAATATCAGTTCTTCACAATTGATCTCAGAATTTAAAGATTACTATattaatgatagaaaaataTCAGAAGAAAATTATGGTAAAAATCATGAAACTGTAAATTccgttgaaagtttgaaaatgaaGTCAGGTGTTTTAATTTTGGATGGAAGCAATATATCAGCAGGagagaataaaatgaatagaataaaaaagaaattgaagaaacaaCAAGGACATATGTTGGAAAACCATGAATTAATAAAGTATGCTGAAATGACtaaggaaaattttaatttaaaatatgataatatatgtatgaaacattgttttgtcaaaataaaaaaattagaaagatCTTTTATGAAACCATCGCATCCCattaaaaagtttgaaaatataatgagTAGTACACCTATTGGTAGACCAATAAGACCTACTAAAGTACTTAATTTGTCACCAATTTCTATTACatattctgaaaaattgaatgaatctATGACATGTACAGATAAATCACCTGGTGCAAGTAATTCAAATTTAGTTCCTGTAGAAAATCTGCATATAAATATAGATGTGtctgaaaaatttgatacaTCGAAAAAACATGTATTAAACAAAAGTgataaaatgttatttgtttgtGAAACAGATACAtccaattatattaataatagtaataagaaACAACGAAAATGCGCGATGCaagaaacatttaacaaattttgtGAAATAGCAGAAAATGTTTCAGGAACTGAAATCAATGAACACAATCCATTATATGTGTCCTCTATGAAAAAGGAATATATACCATCAAATAAAGTACAAAAAagacatttgaatttttctcttgatGAAGATAGATCACAGTCTTTATTTGATGACactaatgagaataaaatttcattacataataaagtaaaagaaaatgcaTATGATTCAGTAATTGTAGTTAAATCGAAAAGCACAAATATTTCGATTGATGGTATAGAATGTAAATCAGAGACTGAAGaattagatttaaaaaaaaataatgtaaatatgacCAAGGAAGCTAAAACTCCAGGTAGTATAAATAAGAGATTAAGTGCAAATAAAGTTATTGCAATTAATGACAAAAGCAACAATGCGATTGAACCATGTATAATTTTGACACAACTACAAGATCCATTtagaattacaaaaaaaagaaaacaatatcgTAAATGGGAGCTTGACTTAACTAATATTACAGAAGATTGTGATAACAGTTTCCAGTTAAAGAAAACTAGAATGTCAATAAAAGAAGTACAAAATagtaaaagaacaaatttatctAGGAGAACATTACGATCAATAGAAAACATACCAGAAACACGTGTTAGTAATGTATCAACAAAAATAGAGAAACCTATATATTTAAAGGCAGGTAAATCATGGGCAAGATCATTAtctattttaaatagtattcaAAATGAATCCAATTTGGATAAGTTATCTATTGGGAAAGGTAAACAATGGAGAAATAGTGTTGTGGACATTTTGAATATGCAAAAGCaag GTATTTTTCAAAGTTGTATAAGAAAAACTGAAAGTGACAAAGATCTACAAGCAAGTATTGAAACAGTCACCACATCTGAACATGAATTGGATAACAAGAAAGGCAGAACTTGTGACTCTACCAGTCTAGGACGCCCAAGCAAAAGAATATCAGTTCGTGTAGTCCCAattaataaaactctaaaatcaATAGAAGACGCTCAATTTCTTGAAGTTTATGGAATCGTTCCTGTAAAGAGTCAAAGATTCACCTTAATAAATA GTCCACAAAAATCTTGTGTATTTAATGTTCAAGATGATGACATTGATGGTCACATTAACAATGAACATGTAATTTTGGCAGCAAAAGAAGTTATTCTTGAAAAATGTTCACAGCAAGATTATATACCATTTTCTACGTATTTTTCAGATTC gtATTTAAATCACTGTCGAAAAATTGGAGAAGGCGTGTATGGAGAAGTTTTTCTTTATGAACATAATGATAAAAAatctgttataaaaattattcctATAGAAGGCAATGAATATGTTAATGGAGAGCCTCAAAAGaagtttcatgaaatattatcaGAAATTGTTATAGCAAT GGAATTACACAATTTGAGATTTAACCCAAAATATAATACAGATGGGTTTGTAGaagtggaaaatattaaatgtcttAAAGGAAAATACCCAAAGAAGCTTGTTGATCTATGGACTATTTATGATGAGGAGAAACACTCTGAAAATGATTGTCCATCTATGTTTAATGAGAACCAGTTATACATTATTCTAGAACTTGGTCATGGTGGTCAAGATTTAGAGGCATTTGTATTTCCTACAGCAGATGAAGCTTATGCTCTATTTGTAcag CATTAG